The Geoalkalibacter sp. nucleotide sequence GATCATCGAAGGCGAAAGCTACAGAAAAAAGAAGGCGTCCACCAGGAGCCTCATGTGATAGGCTGACAACTCAATTTACAGCGCCCTGCCTGGGGGAATGGTGGTGAAAACCAGGTGGGGGAATGGTCCTGAAAAATCGCAGCTCGATGCGCGAGAGGTGGAAAATGCGCCAGTCGTCACGCAGGTGGCACCAGGCGAGCAACACCCAGCTGCCGTTGTAGTGTTGCAGATGGTAGGGGTCGGCGGTGCGCTCGCTCCATTGATCGCGATAGGGTGAATAGTGGCGAAAGGCGACCCGGCGCGATTGCAGCAGCGCCGTGGCAAGACGCTGGAAGGTTTGGCTGTCGGCCGGGGAGTAACCGTTCCAGATGGCGGAGAAGCAATCCCGCAGACGCCGTTCGCTGAGACCGAGTTCGCCGGTCCTGGCCAGCAGCTTTTTGCCGAAGGACGCGATGGCTTCGCCGATGATGCCGCCTGCACTCTGGGAAAGAAGGTTGCGGGCCAGCAAGATGGCCAGCAGTTCATCCTGCGAGATGGGCAGTTGTGGCAGGGTGAAACTCGTATCGGCGTAGAAATACCCTTTGCGTGTCGGATCGTACTCGAGCGGCGCCCGATATCGATCGCGCAGAAATTCGATGGTACGCTGCGCCGTGCGGGGAGAGATTTCAAAGTGTCGCGCCAGCCTTGCGGCATTCGGATAGGCACCGGCACGGATCTCTCCATCCAGCCAACCATAACGCTCAAAAACGAGATGCTCGACCATCGGCCCCCCTCCTCAGGCGGAGACAAAGAACCTGGTGAATCCTTGGCGCGCTGAAGCAGGCATTGAATAAGCGGTGATAACAGCGACCCAAATCCTTATCACCATGCTCCCCCAATGAAAAAAAGCTCTGCGATCACAGCGCGCAGCGGAAAGACGGGACAGATTTTCATACATAACAAATCTTTAAGGCGTTGCCCATCGGGAAAAACCTGATTTTGCGACAGGAAAAACCTGAAAAACCCCTTCGTTTTTCCTGAGAGACATTCAGGATCAGAAGAATTGCGCAAGAATCACGCATCCATAACCAGCGCAGAAACGGTGCATACGCCTCCTACTTAGGACAGGGAGCAGAGGCGCAAAGGAAAGGCAAGTGTGGGCGGGCGAAGAGGATGAGAATGCGAGACTGAACATGAGCCCCCTCCTGGGAATACCGAACCCTGCCGAAACGGCGCACAAAATTAAATGAAGCATAGCAAAAAAAACGGCCATGCCCGAAGACACAGCCGTTAACTGAAGGGTCTACCCCGCGATCCCCGCCGCGCTTTGCCGCGGGCGCCCGAGGGCGGCGCGCACGCGCCGCGCGATGCCGGCGGCGTCGATGCCGTGGCGGGCGCGCAGTTCCTGCTGGGTGCCCTGCTCGACGAAGGCATCGGGCAGGCCGATGCGCATCACGCGCGCGGTGACGGCGGTTTCCTCGAAGAGTTCGAGGACGGCGGAGCCGAAGCCGCCCGGCAGGGCGTTTTCCTCGCAGGTGACGACGAAGCCGGTGCGCTGGGCCTCGGCGACCAGCAAGGTGCGGTCGAGGGGCTTGAGATAGCAGGCGTCGACCACCGCCATCTCGATGCCCTCCCCGGCCAACTCCTCGGCGGCGGCCAGGGCTTCGCCGACCAGGGTGCCGAGGGCCAGGAACACCCCGTCCTTGCCCTCGCGCAGTTTTTCGCCCTGGCCGATGGGCGCGGGCGTGATCTTCGCGGGCAGCTTCAGGCCCAGGGACTCACCGCGCGGGTAGCGCAAGGCGAAGGGGCCTTCATGGGCCAGGGCGGTGGCGAGAGCGCGGCGCAGTTGCACCTCGTCGCGCGGCACCATGAAGGTGAGATTGGGGATGTGGCGCAGGTAGGAATAGTCGAACACCCCGTGATGAGTGGGACCGTCGGCGCCGACCAGGCCGCCGCGATCCATGGCGAAGATCACCGGCAGATTCTGCAGGCAGACGTCATGGAGCACGTTGTCGTAGGCGCGCTGCAGGAAGGTCGAATAGATGGCGACCACCGGCCGCCGGCCGTGGCAGGCGAGCCCCGCGGCGAAGGTGACGGCGTGCTGCTCGGCGATGCCGACGTCGAAGAAACGCTCGGGGAAGCGTTTGGCGAAGGCTTCGAGACCCGTGCCCTCGATCATGGCGGCGGTGATGGCGATGAGGCGCGGATCCTCTTCGGCCAGCTCCACCAGGGTGCGACCGAAGATGGACGTATAGCTGGGCGCGGCCTTGGGATTCTTGGCGATTTCGCCGGTCTCGGCGTTGAAGGGGCCGACGCCGTGAAAGGCCGACGGATTGACCTCGGCCGGCGCGTAGCCCTTGCCTTTTTTGGTCAACACATGCACCAAAGACGGCCCCTTGAGGCGCGAGACGTTGCGCAGAGTCTCCTCGAGCTCGGCGAGGTTGTGCCCGTCGATAGGCCCCACATAGTCAAATCCGAAGGCCTCGAAGAGCATGCCGGGCGTGAGAAAGCCCTTCAGGGAATCCTCGGCGCGCCGCGCCAGGTTGACCAGATCGCGGCCGAAGCCGGGCAGATGGGTGAGCAGGTTCTGCGTCTCCTTCTTGAAGCGCACGAACAGGTCGGAGGTCATCTTGCGGCTGAGAAAGGAGGAAATCGCCCCGACGTTGGGCGAGATGGACATCTCGT carries:
- the dxs gene encoding 1-deoxy-D-xylulose-5-phosphate synthase; this translates as MSFLDGLTSPAQIRDLSLAELEELAAEIRRELVATVAVTGGHLASNLGVVELTLALHRVFDTPRDRIVWDVGHQAYTHKLLTGRRERFCTLRQADGLSGFPKREESEYDCFDVGHASTSISAALGLAAARDAQGGTEKVVAVIGDGSLTGGLAFEGLNQAGHLKKDLIVVLNDNEMSISPNVGAISSFLSRKMTSDLFVRFKKETQNLLTHLPGFGRDLVNLARRAEDSLKGFLTPGMLFEAFGFDYVGPIDGHNLAELEETLRNVSRLKGPSLVHVLTKKGKGYAPAEVNPSAFHGVGPFNAETGEIAKNPKAAPSYTSIFGRTLVELAEEDPRLIAITAAMIEGTGLEAFAKRFPERFFDVGIAEQHAVTFAAGLACHGRRPVVAIYSTFLQRAYDNVLHDVCLQNLPVIFAMDRGGLVGADGPTHHGVFDYSYLRHIPNLTFMVPRDEVQLRRALATALAHEGPFALRYPRGESLGLKLPAKITPAPIGQGEKLREGKDGVFLALGTLVGEALAAAEELAGEGIEMAVVDACYLKPLDRTLLVAEAQRTGFVVTCEENALPGGFGSAVLELFEETAVTARVMRIGLPDAFVEQGTQQELRARHGIDAAGIARRVRAALGRPRQSAAGIAG
- a CDS encoding helix-turn-helix transcriptional regulator, producing the protein MVEHLVFERYGWLDGEIRAGAYPNAARLARHFEISPRTAQRTIEFLRDRYRAPLEYDPTRKGYFYADTSFTLPQLPISQDELLAILLARNLLSQSAGGIIGEAIASFGKKLLARTGELGLSERRLRDCFSAIWNGYSPADSQTFQRLATALLQSRRVAFRHYSPYRDQWSERTADPYHLQHYNGSWVLLAWCHLRDDWRIFHLSRIELRFFRTIPPPGFHHHSPRQGAVN